The segment aataaaagttaaagttatTTAATCCAGCTAAATGTGTGCAGTTGACTGTGACCATAATCACTATGAAACGGCAAAACAACAGAATGTGAGACTTCTAAAGAAAAAAAGGCATTATTTTGTTGCAGGGCAATATTTATAGTTTACTTGTATATaatttgtgtctgtgtctcaAACCCCATAGCAGTCAATAATGTACTTCGCCGTTGGAAAACTGTTTCAAACAGAGGGAGCTTTTGAATGTAGCATAGCTTGCTTCTTTTTCCGGTGTCAGGATTGTTTGGCAGCATGGCGGCACACAGCGCAGGTGTCTGGCCTGAAATAGAAAAAgcagaaaaagagaaaagacgcgAGCTGGTTTTACAAGGAGCTTCAGTAGATAAGAAGATAGAAGGAAGTGGAGGTGTTCATCCTAGCTTGTATTCACTTACACTGCTGAACTATCTGGAGATCAGTCAGTGTGGGAGTTTACATGAGCTACATGAGGACGTTAAGAATTTGTCTCAGCTTCAGAGTTTGATCCTGTGCAGGAACAACATCACTTCTGCACCCAAAACCATCGGAGAACTTAAATCACTCAAAGTACTGGATCTGTCAGTAAATAATCTGCAGAATTTACCAGAGGAGATCTGTTGTCTAAATgagctgactacactaaatGTGAGCTGTAacaaaatctcagctctgcccggTGGTTTAAACCGCTGTACTAAACTCTCCAGCatcaatgtgtgtaaaaatgcTCTGAGTTTTCTTCCTGATGATCTGTTCTCCCCCAGCCTGGAACTGCTCAACACCATCATCGCATCTGAGAACTGCATAGATCATCTGAATCCTGACATCCACAACCTTCCTGCTCTCAAGGTCTGATTACTTCACATAGTGTAGTGTTTTAACCTGGAAAATTTATCTCTTCGACTTAATGAATTTTACACAAAACAAAGCAACTTTGGCTTTTGCAGGTTATTTAGTATACTTGAGTCTTCTCCTCCTCTGTTTCTTAGGTTTAGGATCAGGTTTCTGACTGAGCTACACATAAACAAACATGAATGATCTTCATTTCCCCAATGATGCTTTTAAAGagtgttttgtattattgttttgttaaagAAAATTCATGTTGCAGTCATGTTTTGGCTTTTTGAGGCTGTAAAAGTCCTTGCTTAACACATTTATGGTGGCACcatggcttagtgggtagcactgttgcctcacaacaagaagttcctgggtttgatccccaggtgggtgatcagggtcctttctgtgtggggtttgcatgttctccccatgtctgtgtgggtttcctcaggcagctccggtttcctctcacagtccaaagacaatcaagtgaattggagacataaaattgtccatgactgtgtttgacgttaaacttgtgaactgatgaatcttgtgtaaccagtaactacctgtcctgtcatgaatgtaaccaaagtgtaaagcatgacgttaaaattctaataaataataataataatcataggaAAAATTACAACTGAAAACACACACGTTGCATACACATAACAAAAAAATTCAATGGACATTACCCTTttttggggggaggggggtgtttTTAAGACACAAACTTCTGTACTGTTAGGatactagaaaaaaaaaaaaaccagggaTACACCAAAAGACTTCATGAGTTCAGCCTCACATTGAGACTGTGACTAATTGTTCTGTACTTTCCATACTCTGTTCTATTTATTCtaacattttatacattttatattttaaatgtttattttttcttttgaaTTAATTAAACTTTCACTACTCCCTTTTTTAGGTTCTGGACATGTCCAACAACAAGCTCAGTGAAATTCCATTTGAGCTGGCTGACTGTTCTAAACTAAAAGAAATCAACTTCAAAGGGAACAGTCTAAAGGACAAGCGGCTGGAGAAGATGGTGAACGGCTGCCAAACCAAGTCGGTCCTGGACTACCTCAGAGCGGGAGGCAGAGGAAAAGGAAAAGGTAAGCAGCAGGATACGGATGGTGCGGAGAGGAGCAAAGAGAATCGAAACATCTCTCAGAAAAAGAATGcaaaaaagaagaataaaaaagaGGAAGAAGAGGTGGATGAGTTACAGAAGATGGTTGTCAGGATTCTTCACGTATCTGATGGTCCCTCTGCCGTTACGGTGACTGTGTCTGCTCAGGTGAAGGACGTGCGGCCGTTTATAGTTTGCTGCATCGTTAAAGGAATGAATCTGAAGCCAGGAAATGCACTCAAG is part of the Trichomycterus rosablanca isolate fTriRos1 chromosome 7, fTriRos1.hap1, whole genome shotgun sequence genome and harbors:
- the lrrc47 gene encoding leucine-rich repeat-containing protein 47, with amino-acid sequence MAAHSAGVWPEIEKAEKEKRRELVLQGASVDKKIEGSGGVHPSLYSLTLLNYLEISQCGSLHELHEDVKNLSQLQSLILCRNNITSAPKTIGELKSLKVLDLSVNNLQNLPEEICCLNELTTLNVSCNKISALPGGLNRCTKLSSINVCKNALSFLPDDLFSPSLELLNTIIASENCIDHLNPDIHNLPALKVLDMSNNKLSEIPFELADCSKLKEINFKGNSLKDKRLEKMVNGCQTKSVLDYLRAGGRGKGKGKQQDTDGAERSKENRNISQKKNAKKKNKKEEEEVDELQKMVVRILHVSDGPSAVTVTVSAQVKDVRPFIVCCIVKGMNLKPGNALKRFLVVQTKLHDEICAKRTAATIATHDLSVLKAPLQYDARSPDVLRIVPLGRKEIKAADLLKMLQQEADEQRKQKKRQNVSGLHKYLQLLDGKENYPCLLDADGHVISFPPITNSERTKIKKTTRELFLEVTSSTSLQICKDVMDMLIIKMAELNKMTFDNKEEACSEEDTESASGPGLEDLASAELTVVQVRVVDTDGNLKVVYPSKTDLTSDVSHLNIIR